A genomic window from Luteolibacter sp. LG18 includes:
- a CDS encoding glycoside hydrolase family 71/99-like protein has protein sequence MKIALLPLSLIGLLTSFLHGEGLEGKVMCGYQGWFRTPEDGYRTGWSHYGGRAFAPGSCGIDLWPDVRELPESARVKTDFRHPDGSVAEVYSSTNPAAISKHFEWMRDYGIDGIFLQRFATTMKDPYYRRALDDVLVNCRKSAAATGRQWVLMYDLSGLKPGETKLLIEDWKRLANTLKVADASDTAYLRHRDKPLVALWGLGFNDRPPMLDEWRELVRFFKDDAKCSVMLGVPACWRTLDRDAIADPALLQIIAMADVVSPWTVGRYGKIPEVTRHATGTVKDDLAWCRDHRLDYLPVAFPGFSWHNLMAGRGRDLPVNQIARDGGRFLWSQATQYHDAGAKALYIAMFDELDEGTAIFKTRNDPPTGVSLFVSEPDVPNDRYLRIAGQAGLLFRGKAPETQDGLPVTK, from the coding sequence ATGAAGATCGCCCTGCTGCCGCTTTCACTGATAGGCCTCCTGACGTCGTTCCTCCATGGCGAGGGCCTCGAAGGCAAGGTAATGTGCGGCTATCAGGGATGGTTCCGCACCCCGGAGGACGGCTATAGAACCGGCTGGAGCCACTACGGCGGTAGGGCATTCGCCCCCGGTTCCTGCGGCATCGACCTGTGGCCGGACGTCCGCGAGCTACCGGAAAGCGCCCGCGTGAAGACCGATTTCCGGCACCCCGACGGCAGCGTGGCGGAGGTCTATTCCAGCACGAATCCCGCGGCCATCTCGAAGCACTTCGAGTGGATGCGGGATTACGGCATCGACGGGATTTTCCTCCAGCGCTTCGCCACCACGATGAAGGACCCGTATTACCGCCGAGCCTTGGACGATGTGCTGGTGAACTGCCGGAAGTCCGCCGCCGCCACCGGCCGCCAGTGGGTGCTGATGTACGACCTCAGCGGCCTGAAGCCCGGCGAAACCAAGCTGCTGATCGAGGACTGGAAACGCCTCGCCAACACGCTGAAAGTGGCGGATGCCAGCGACACCGCCTACCTCAGGCACCGGGACAAGCCGCTGGTCGCCCTGTGGGGGCTCGGCTTCAACGACCGCCCGCCGATGCTCGACGAGTGGCGCGAGCTGGTGCGGTTCTTCAAGGATGACGCCAAGTGCTCGGTGATGCTCGGCGTGCCCGCCTGCTGGCGGACGCTCGACCGCGATGCCATCGCCGATCCAGCACTGCTCCAAATCATCGCCATGGCGGATGTCGTGAGCCCGTGGACGGTCGGACGCTATGGCAAAATCCCGGAAGTCACCCGCCATGCCACCGGTACCGTGAAGGACGATCTGGCGTGGTGCCGCGATCACCGGCTCGACTACCTGCCGGTGGCCTTTCCCGGCTTCAGTTGGCACAACCTGATGGCAGGGCGCGGCAGGGACCTGCCCGTCAACCAGATCGCGCGCGATGGAGGACGCTTCCTCTGGTCCCAGGCCACCCAATACCACGACGCCGGGGCGAAGGCGCTCTACATCGCCATGTTCGACGAACTCGACGAAGGCACGGCGATTTTCAAAACCCGCAACGATCCCCCGACCGGAGTCAGCCTCTTCGTCAGCGAGCCCGATGTTCCGAACGACCGCTACCTGCGAATCGCCGGACAGGCAGGCCTGCTGTTCCGGGGCAAGGCACCGGAAACCCAAGACGGGCTTCCGGTCACGAAATGA
- a CDS encoding SDR family oxidoreductase — translation MPLSKRFACALVTGASAGLGEEFVLQLAPRVDSFVLVARREDRLNELSAVIRARHPGKLVEVIAADLSRPQDVARVLDHLPQRGLVPDLLVNNAGLGDYGEFADAEWPRVEAMLRVNIEALTRLTHGVIPGMIRQKRGAIINISSLASTLPIPDIAVYSATKAYVTSFSEAIRVELRDHDIPVLAVCPGPVKTEFGEVARRSEEDSIPMNAAFYVSKEQVVAESLAALDADKPRVYPGLKVAIAAAVITALPLFAIRMIISRRPRR, via the coding sequence ATGCCCTTATCCAAACGCTTTGCGTGTGCCCTCGTCACCGGCGCTTCCGCCGGACTGGGCGAGGAATTTGTTCTCCAGCTCGCGCCACGGGTCGATTCGTTCGTGCTCGTGGCGCGGCGCGAGGACCGCTTGAACGAGCTGTCCGCCGTCATCCGCGCCCGCCATCCCGGGAAGCTCGTGGAGGTCATCGCGGCGGACCTCAGCCGGCCGCAGGACGTGGCCCGCGTGCTCGATCATCTGCCCCAGCGCGGGCTGGTGCCGGACCTGCTGGTGAACAATGCCGGTCTGGGCGACTACGGTGAATTCGCTGATGCCGAATGGCCGCGTGTCGAGGCGATGCTGCGGGTCAACATCGAGGCGCTCACCCGCCTGACCCACGGGGTGATCCCGGGCATGATCCGCCAGAAGCGGGGGGCGATCATCAACATCAGCTCGCTGGCGAGCACGCTGCCGATCCCGGACATCGCGGTGTATTCGGCCACCAAAGCCTATGTGACGAGCTTTTCGGAGGCGATCCGGGTGGAACTGCGCGATCACGACATTCCCGTGCTCGCCGTGTGCCCTGGCCCGGTGAAAACCGAGTTCGGCGAGGTGGCCCGCCGTTCCGAGGAGGATTCGATCCCGATGAACGCCGCGTTTTACGTGAGCAAGGAGCAGGTGGTGGCGGAATCGCTGGCCGCGTTGGATGCCGACAAGCCGCGGGTGTATCCGGGCCTGAAGGTGGCGATCGCCGCCGCCGTGATCACCGCGCTGCCGCTTTTCGCGATCCGGATGATCATCAGCCGCCGCCCGCGGAGGTGA
- a CDS encoding MFS transporter: MDERTQARLSGNPRRFILFTVCYNSRAYYPVLAVLFTDLGLTLERFVLLNLVWAAAIFLFEVPSGALADTLGRKRLLVFSSLLMVAEMLCLLFAPRDGGMLLFGLCLANRVLSGTSEAAASGADEALAYDSLPAENRAEAWDRVLAAAMRWRSAGIIVAMIAGGLLYDPSFLNRLLPEALQIPTAVAHRLPVLLVLIQALVCVAITLRMVEPPHPHGETGTTLKRAFHVTLDAARWVFTTPRPLVIVTGGVLIDAVVRNMTTIQSEYFRLIHIPEWSFGIIGALTGALTLLVPGIARRVNRHLDTPGSLALVAAFAILMLAGLAPAWSGLGGLIPAMLLIPCISYLGFTVSRSLHAVADSSRRATVLSVKGLVFNLGYGACSLAFSTALSHARITHPEQPLPFLLTWQVPMLIIAALLFFPWAFRTWNRQECRNPDVPKGVPQP; this comes from the coding sequence ATGGACGAACGCACCCAGGCCCGCTTGAGCGGAAATCCGCGCCGCTTCATACTGTTCACGGTCTGTTACAACTCACGGGCCTACTACCCGGTGCTCGCTGTTCTCTTCACCGACCTCGGCCTCACGCTGGAGCGATTCGTGTTGCTGAACCTGGTGTGGGCCGCCGCCATCTTCCTGTTCGAGGTGCCCTCCGGTGCACTGGCGGACACGCTCGGACGGAAGCGCCTGCTGGTGTTTTCCTCGCTGCTGATGGTGGCGGAGATGCTTTGCCTGCTGTTCGCCCCGCGGGACGGGGGCATGTTGTTGTTCGGCCTGTGCCTGGCGAATCGAGTGCTTTCCGGCACCTCTGAAGCCGCCGCAAGTGGCGCGGACGAGGCTCTGGCCTACGACTCGTTGCCCGCCGAAAACCGGGCCGAGGCTTGGGACCGGGTTCTAGCCGCGGCGATGCGGTGGCGTTCCGCCGGCATCATCGTCGCCATGATCGCCGGTGGACTTCTTTACGACCCCTCGTTCCTGAACCGGCTGCTGCCAGAGGCCCTTCAGATCCCCACCGCGGTCGCGCACCGCCTGCCGGTGCTGCTGGTCCTCATCCAAGCGCTGGTGTGCGTGGCGATCACCCTGCGGATGGTGGAACCACCTCATCCGCACGGCGAAACCGGCACCACCTTGAAACGCGCGTTTCACGTGACCCTCGATGCCGCGCGCTGGGTTTTCACCACACCGCGTCCGCTGGTGATCGTCACCGGCGGCGTGCTGATCGACGCCGTGGTGCGGAACATGACCACCATCCAGAGCGAATACTTCCGTCTGATCCACATCCCCGAGTGGTCATTCGGCATCATCGGAGCCCTGACGGGAGCCCTGACCCTGCTCGTCCCGGGAATCGCCCGCCGCGTGAACCGCCACCTCGATACCCCCGGCAGCCTCGCACTGGTGGCCGCCTTCGCCATCCTCATGCTCGCCGGATTGGCCCCGGCCTGGAGCGGGCTCGGTGGCCTGATTCCGGCGATGCTGCTCATTCCCTGCATCAGCTACCTTGGCTTCACGGTGAGCCGCTCCCTGCATGCCGTGGCGGACTCCTCGCGCCGCGCCACCGTTCTCTCGGTGAAGGGGCTGGTGTTCAATCTCGGCTATGGAGCGTGCAGCCTCGCCTTCTCGACCGCCCTCTCCCACGCCCGGATCACCCATCCGGAGCAACCCCTGCCCTTCCTGCTGACCTGGCAGGTTCCAATGCTCATCATCGCGGCGCTGTTGTTCTTCCCATGGGCATTCCGCACTTGGAACCGCCAGGAATGCCGGAATCCGGATGTACCAAAGGGAGTGCCTCAGCCCTAA
- a CDS encoding cation diffusion facilitator family transporter, whose protein sequence is MDREFEDQKRVMNLSLWVAVLLLGTKVTAAAITGSSAIYSDAAESVVHLLAVAFAVWALRLSHKPADETHHFGHDKVAFLSAGFEGAMISAAALLIIYEAVRQFVFGFEIHDIAVGATLTGVAAVINLILGLMLVRVGKRRGSPLIRANGIHVLTDVWSSVAVLIALLLIVLTKWKWWDPIAASLAALNILRAGIKLIRESLGGLLDEADPKVEREIRELLTRETVARGMTFHNLRHRHSGRTHWVEFHLLTDDDLTVGKAHDLATEIEAAVAALLHPDGRVISHLEPRSVGHHDEAWEGR, encoded by the coding sequence GTGGACCGGGAGTTCGAAGACCAGAAGCGGGTGATGAACCTTTCGCTGTGGGTGGCGGTGCTGCTGCTTGGCACCAAGGTCACGGCCGCGGCGATCACGGGTTCCTCCGCGATCTATTCGGACGCCGCGGAGTCGGTGGTGCACCTGCTCGCGGTGGCCTTCGCGGTGTGGGCCCTGCGCTTGTCCCACAAGCCCGCTGACGAAACCCACCACTTCGGCCACGACAAGGTGGCGTTCCTTTCGGCTGGCTTCGAGGGCGCGATGATTTCCGCCGCCGCCCTGCTCATCATTTACGAAGCCGTGCGGCAGTTCGTGTTCGGCTTCGAGATCCACGATATCGCCGTGGGTGCCACGCTCACCGGTGTCGCCGCGGTGATCAACCTCATCCTCGGGCTGATGCTGGTGCGGGTGGGGAAGAGGCGGGGCTCCCCGCTGATCCGCGCGAACGGCATCCATGTGCTCACCGACGTGTGGTCGAGCGTGGCCGTGCTGATCGCGCTGCTGTTGATTGTGCTGACGAAGTGGAAATGGTGGGACCCGATCGCCGCCTCCCTCGCCGCCCTGAACATTCTGCGCGCGGGCATCAAGCTCATCCGGGAAAGCCTCGGCGGCCTTCTCGACGAGGCGGATCCCAAGGTGGAGCGCGAGATCCGCGAGCTGCTGACCCGCGAGACGGTGGCACGTGGCATGACCTTCCACAACCTGCGCCACCGCCACTCCGGTCGTACCCATTGGGTGGAGTTCCACCTTCTTACGGACGATGACCTCACGGTCGGCAAGGCCCACGATCTCGCCACCGAGATCGAGGCCGCGGTGGCCGCGCTGCTGCATCCGGATGGCCGGGTGATCTCGCATCTCGAACCCCGCTCGGTGGGGCATCACGACGAAGCTTGGGAAGGCCGCTGA
- a CDS encoding protein kinase, with the protein MQAPRIEGLRVTDLTGAGPCGNVYAAHDEAGVKLAVKVFHGMAINRSLLQKTTAKLEAAGWPAGVMQVVSADFESRPALLVMPWMADPAEGGHGVPRALQNRLADYPGDRSWPVVLEMARALAAFHNLQVAHGNLKPSNVFFDDEEKLAIGDWALGNMPGVTHADYSDAYLYQPPEQLREPEGYFDEKGYKWDIFAFGVLSFRLLTGMFPRCNETFLQVAPPPGEIRRDASIHADLHKIAKKLEAQPDMAWPDEAANPVEAGYREWITRCLALDPADRPATMAEVVRGFERVEELVAAETQRDQLLDQRRRSDHGKWRAVFAMIAAMAVALVLGMLWQIYFGLLRNEKTARAEDVRELKTRADAAIQARDLAVKGEAEAKRALDYEKDVALSRIEASRAIGDHLFEWAMEKGHRSLPPLDGRELRLLRLERYFDDFLRRTADIPSLDDERARVKLELAEVSLAAGDAKAAQTRLGDALEAWKNRPTDAAWKMRIGTDRLLLALLRQSKEDPATAGAFVEARQSLTAVPQGEVDADRLQQLIAVLDFHEAQLLAQKGQDAKALEQLMRATQTLNRLVDQRPDVAVLRSELANCYLSSSTILDGMGSLGDAREVRNLAAAELIKLLKVKPGDPTLRLELAGCYGAMAEAAVLSGDVASAEALSNQATGLLEALLREQPDNSEALSRLGAQRWIRAGLLRDRGKTEEAMKLVDDGIRMLEGARASDANNGTVAYRLALLWWQKGRMVGGAGQTDQELVLIMKARDALAALMERSEYGLVRGDQLKKSVAYLLGDLGHAQQLVGKNDDAKKTFAQAVAAWEALVKAQPRSEEAEEALSWCRQRLKEMP; encoded by the coding sequence ATGCAAGCGCCGCGGATCGAAGGGCTGAGAGTGACGGACCTGACCGGTGCCGGCCCCTGCGGAAATGTTTATGCCGCTCATGATGAAGCGGGTGTGAAACTGGCGGTGAAGGTTTTCCACGGCATGGCGATCAACCGGTCGCTGCTGCAGAAGACGACCGCCAAGCTTGAGGCCGCCGGATGGCCGGCGGGGGTGATGCAGGTGGTGTCCGCCGATTTCGAATCCCGTCCGGCGCTGTTGGTCATGCCGTGGATGGCGGACCCGGCGGAGGGCGGTCATGGCGTTCCCCGGGCTCTGCAAAACAGGCTCGCGGATTACCCCGGCGACCGATCGTGGCCGGTGGTGCTGGAAATGGCCCGCGCCTTGGCGGCTTTCCATAACCTTCAGGTTGCCCACGGTAATCTGAAGCCGAGCAACGTGTTTTTCGACGACGAAGAGAAGCTGGCGATCGGTGATTGGGCGCTCGGCAACATGCCGGGGGTCACCCACGCGGACTACTCCGATGCCTACCTTTACCAGCCGCCGGAGCAACTCCGTGAGCCGGAGGGCTATTTCGACGAAAAGGGTTACAAGTGGGATATCTTCGCCTTCGGCGTGCTATCGTTCCGGTTGCTGACGGGAATGTTTCCACGCTGCAATGAAACCTTCCTGCAGGTGGCACCGCCGCCGGGAGAGATCCGGCGGGATGCCAGCATTCACGCGGATCTCCACAAGATCGCCAAAAAGCTGGAAGCCCAGCCCGACATGGCCTGGCCGGACGAGGCTGCCAACCCAGTGGAAGCGGGATACCGGGAGTGGATCACGCGCTGTCTCGCTCTCGATCCGGCGGATCGTCCCGCGACCATGGCCGAGGTCGTGCGCGGCTTCGAGCGGGTGGAGGAGCTGGTCGCCGCGGAAACGCAGCGGGACCAGTTGCTCGATCAGCGGCGCCGTTCCGACCACGGCAAGTGGCGGGCCGTGTTCGCGATGATCGCTGCCATGGCGGTCGCGCTGGTGCTTGGGATGTTATGGCAGATTTATTTCGGCCTCCTGCGGAACGAAAAGACCGCCCGCGCTGAAGATGTGCGCGAGTTGAAGACCCGGGCGGATGCCGCGATTCAGGCCCGCGACCTAGCGGTGAAGGGTGAAGCGGAGGCCAAGCGTGCGCTCGATTACGAGAAGGACGTGGCGCTTTCCCGGATCGAGGCCTCCCGGGCCATTGGTGACCACTTGTTCGAATGGGCGATGGAGAAGGGCCATCGCAGCCTTCCTCCGCTGGATGGGCGCGAGCTGCGCTTGCTACGACTGGAGCGTTACTTCGATGATTTCCTGCGGCGCACGGCGGACATTCCGTCGCTGGATGACGAGCGGGCGCGGGTGAAGCTGGAGCTGGCGGAGGTCTCGCTGGCGGCTGGGGATGCGAAGGCAGCCCAAACCCGTCTCGGGGACGCTCTCGAAGCGTGGAAGAACCGCCCGACCGACGCGGCGTGGAAAATGCGGATCGGGACCGACCGCCTGTTGCTCGCGCTGCTGCGCCAATCGAAGGAAGATCCGGCGACTGCGGGGGCGTTCGTCGAGGCGCGCCAGTCATTGACGGCGGTGCCGCAGGGAGAAGTGGATGCCGACCGCCTCCAGCAATTGATCGCGGTGCTGGATTTCCACGAGGCCCAGTTGCTGGCGCAGAAGGGGCAGGACGCGAAGGCGCTGGAGCAGCTCATGCGCGCCACCCAGACCTTGAACCGGCTGGTGGACCAGCGTCCGGATGTGGCGGTGCTGCGGTCCGAACTGGCCAATTGCTATCTCTCTTCTTCGACAATCCTCGATGGCATGGGCAGCTTGGGGGACGCGCGCGAGGTCCGGAACCTGGCGGCAGCGGAATTGATCAAGCTGCTCAAGGTGAAGCCGGGCGATCCCACGCTGCGGCTGGAGCTTGCCGGTTGCTACGGCGCGATGGCGGAGGCCGCGGTGTTGTCCGGCGACGTGGCTTCGGCGGAGGCGCTTTCCAATCAAGCCACTGGATTGCTGGAAGCGTTGCTTCGAGAGCAACCGGACAACTCCGAGGCTCTGTCGCGTCTCGGTGCTCAGCGGTGGATCCGGGCCGGATTGCTGCGTGACCGCGGCAAGACGGAGGAGGCGATGAAACTCGTCGACGATGGCATCCGCATGCTGGAGGGCGCGCGCGCCTCGGATGCAAACAATGGCACCGTGGCCTACCGTCTGGCGTTGCTGTGGTGGCAGAAGGGACGCATGGTCGGTGGCGCGGGACAGACGGACCAGGAGCTGGTGCTCATCATGAAGGCGCGCGACGCGCTGGCCGCTCTGATGGAGCGCTCCGAGTATGGCTTGGTCCGCGGGGACCAGTTGAAGAAGTCGGTCGCGTATCTGTTAGGTGACCTCGGCCACGCGCAGCAGTTGGTCGGGAAGAACGACGACGCGAAGAAGACCTTCGCCCAGGCGGTTGCCGCGTGGGAAGCGCTGGTGAAAGCGCAGCCGCGCAGCGAGGAGGCCGAGGAGGCCTTGTCGTGGTGCCGCCAGCGGCTCAAGGAGATGCCGTGA
- the pcp gene encoding pyroglutamyl-peptidase I → MKTVLLTGFEPFGGDDSNPSGEIARLLDGTVIANHRITGLELACEFGKSLRQLRAHITRTEPSLVICLGLASGRPAITPERVAINIDDARIPDNAGRQPVDKPVVRNGPAAYWSTLPIKAIVAALSEQGIAAQVSQTAGTFVCNHVFYGLMHELADTSIRGGFIHVPAPWNSSFTLDQLVAAIRIAIETAIRIKCDKRETGGATH, encoded by the coding sequence ATGAAAACCGTCCTCCTCACCGGCTTCGAACCCTTCGGCGGCGACGACTCGAATCCCTCCGGCGAAATCGCGCGCCTGCTCGATGGAACCGTGATCGCGAACCACCGCATCACCGGCCTCGAGCTGGCTTGCGAATTCGGCAAGTCGCTGCGCCAGCTCCGCGCTCATATCACGCGCACGGAACCCTCGCTGGTGATCTGCCTCGGCCTCGCCAGCGGACGCCCCGCCATCACGCCGGAGCGGGTGGCAATCAACATCGACGACGCCCGCATCCCGGACAACGCGGGCAGACAGCCGGTGGACAAACCGGTCGTTCGCAACGGCCCCGCCGCCTACTGGTCCACCCTGCCGATCAAGGCGATCGTGGCAGCCCTGTCGGAACAAGGCATCGCCGCCCAGGTTTCCCAAACCGCCGGCACCTTCGTCTGCAACCACGTCTTCTATGGACTGATGCACGAACTGGCGGACACCTCCATCCGCGGCGGCTTCATCCATGTTCCCGCACCATGGAATTCCTCCTTCACCCTCGATCAACTGGTGGCGGCGATCCGCATTGCCATCGAAACCGCGATCCGGATCAAGTGCGACAAACGTGAGACCGGCGGTGCGACGCACTGA
- a CDS encoding DUF979 domain-containing protein, which yields MTIVSLEALYIVAGLILVFVAVTSVRNRGHAQRFGTALFWGALATIYLFGGSLPPLVVGWIMLGLTVLAALKRITTPAAETATPEQRAAEAGRLGNRIFIPALAIPATAVVATVVLSKLPTGQVHLFDPKQPTLAALGLGSLLALVIGLRLTRARPCDPLREGGRLLHAVGWALLLPQLLAALGGIFTKAGVGQVVADLVAGAFPTQYPFVAVAVYCIGMALFTICLGNAFAAFPVVTLGIGLPIIVHQHHGNPAIMASLGMLSGYCGTLMTPMAANFNLVPAMLLELRDPHAVIKAQVPIGLVVLAANILILYACVFRF from the coding sequence ATGACGATCGTTTCGCTGGAGGCCCTCTACATCGTCGCTGGTCTCATCCTGGTCTTCGTAGCCGTGACGTCCGTTCGCAACCGCGGGCACGCCCAACGCTTCGGCACCGCCCTGTTCTGGGGCGCGCTGGCCACCATCTATCTGTTCGGTGGCTCCTTGCCGCCGTTGGTCGTGGGATGGATCATGCTCGGGCTCACGGTGCTCGCCGCCTTGAAACGGATCACCACCCCCGCCGCCGAAACCGCCACCCCGGAGCAACGCGCGGCGGAGGCCGGACGACTCGGCAACCGGATCTTCATCCCCGCGCTGGCCATTCCCGCGACCGCAGTGGTGGCCACGGTCGTGCTTTCGAAGCTCCCTACCGGCCAGGTCCACCTGTTTGACCCGAAACAACCCACCCTCGCCGCACTTGGGCTCGGTTCCCTGCTCGCGCTCGTCATCGGCCTACGCCTCACCCGCGCGCGGCCTTGCGACCCGCTGCGGGAAGGAGGCCGGCTTCTTCACGCCGTCGGCTGGGCGTTACTATTGCCACAGTTGCTCGCGGCCCTCGGCGGCATCTTCACCAAGGCCGGAGTCGGCCAAGTGGTGGCGGACCTCGTGGCCGGCGCGTTTCCCACCCAATACCCCTTCGTCGCGGTGGCCGTCTATTGTATCGGCATGGCGCTCTTCACCATCTGCCTTGGCAATGCCTTCGCCGCGTTTCCGGTGGTCACCCTTGGAATCGGCCTGCCCATCATCGTCCACCAGCACCACGGCAACCCGGCGATCATGGCCTCGCTGGGCATGCTCAGCGGCTATTGCGGAACCCTCATGACTCCGATGGCCGCGAACTTCAACCTGGTGCCCGCGATGCTGCTGGAGCTGCGGGATCCGCACGCGGTCATCAAGGCCCAGGTCCCTATCGGTCTCGTCGTGCTCGCCGCGAACATCCTCATCCTCTACGCCTGCGTGTTCCGTTTCTGA
- a CDS encoding DUF969 domain-containing protein has protein sequence MIKLVGILVVAVGFALRLNTLLVVMAAGIATGMAAKMSLQEVLELFGKLFVENRYMTLPVLLIAPVIGLLERHGLRERAEILIRRARGATAGRVIFLYCAVRQISIALGVNIGGHAGAVRPIVAPMAEGAAHAKHGDLPESTRDTIRAHAAAAENVGNFFGEDVFIAVGAVLLMKGFFDAQQIQVSVWSLALWGIPTAFVACGAMAWRTRLLDKRIARETEDSASTETGKEQP, from the coding sequence GTGATCAAGCTCGTCGGCATTCTCGTCGTGGCGGTGGGTTTCGCCCTTCGTCTGAACACGCTGCTGGTAGTCATGGCGGCAGGCATCGCCACCGGCATGGCCGCGAAGATGTCGCTCCAGGAAGTCCTGGAACTCTTCGGCAAGCTTTTCGTGGAAAACCGCTACATGACCCTGCCGGTGCTGCTGATCGCTCCGGTGATCGGCCTGTTGGAGCGCCACGGTCTCCGCGAACGCGCCGAAATCCTGATCCGCCGTGCGCGGGGTGCCACCGCGGGCCGGGTCATCTTCCTCTATTGCGCCGTGCGCCAAATCAGCATCGCGCTCGGCGTGAACATCGGCGGCCACGCAGGCGCGGTCCGGCCGATCGTCGCCCCCATGGCGGAAGGTGCCGCCCATGCGAAGCATGGCGACCTGCCGGAGTCCACCCGCGACACCATCCGCGCCCATGCCGCCGCCGCGGAAAACGTCGGCAACTTTTTCGGCGAGGACGTCTTCATCGCCGTGGGCGCGGTCCTGCTCATGAAGGGCTTCTTCGATGCCCAGCAGATTCAAGTGAGTGTGTGGTCGCTCGCGCTGTGGGGCATCCCGACCGCCTTCGTCGCCTGCGGGGCCATGGCTTGGCGGACGCGGCTGCTCGACAAACGCATCGCCCGTGAAACCGAAGATTCGGCATCCACCGAAACCGGAAAGGAACAGCCATGA
- a CDS encoding 5-oxoprolinase subunit PxpA, producing the protein MHIDLNCDLGEGALHDAELMPLITSANIACGAHAGNLETMTRTLELARLHGTAVGAHPGYPDPENFGRKELRLSAYEIGEEVAGQIFILRELAGLQQMELHHIKPHGALYNQAARDPVIAAAIAGAVYKTNPALALYGLADSELITAGKARGLATAREIFADRRYRPDGSLVPRSQPDALIEDPAEACAQTLRLIRSGIADTVCLHGDGPHAVEFALALRQALSDAGIEIKRFTP; encoded by the coding sequence ATGCACATCGATCTCAACTGTGACCTCGGCGAGGGCGCGCTCCACGATGCCGAGCTGATGCCGCTCATCACCTCCGCGAACATCGCCTGCGGAGCTCACGCCGGAAATCTCGAAACCATGACGCGCACCTTGGAGCTCGCCCGCCTCCATGGCACCGCGGTGGGAGCCCATCCCGGCTATCCGGACCCGGAAAACTTCGGCCGGAAAGAACTTCGGCTCTCCGCTTACGAGATCGGCGAGGAGGTTGCCGGACAGATCTTCATTCTCCGTGAATTGGCCGGACTCCAGCAAATGGAACTCCATCACATCAAGCCGCATGGCGCCCTCTACAACCAGGCAGCGCGTGATCCTGTAATCGCCGCGGCCATCGCGGGCGCCGTCTACAAAACCAATCCCGCACTGGCGCTCTACGGCCTCGCGGACAGCGAACTGATCACCGCCGGGAAGGCCCGCGGTCTCGCCACCGCGCGCGAGATCTTCGCCGACCGCCGCTACCGGCCGGATGGCTCGTTGGTGCCGCGTTCACAACCAGACGCCCTGATCGAGGATCCTGCCGAAGCCTGCGCCCAAACCCTACGGCTCATCCGATCCGGCATCGCGGACACCGTCTGCCTTCATGGCGATGGACCGCACGCGGTGGAGTTCGCGCTCGCCCTCCGGCAAGCGCTGTCGGACGCAGGCATCGAAATCAAACGCTTCACCCCGTGA